A genomic stretch from Mycobacterium cookii includes:
- a CDS encoding MoaD/ThiS family protein, translated as MTSEIGITVRYFAAARAAVGSDSEQLTMRSGATVDDLVTGLGDRDGDLARVLSQCSFLLDGIAVLDRGQSLTAGDTVDVLPPFAGG; from the coding sequence GTGACGAGCGAAATCGGCATCACGGTCAGGTATTTCGCGGCAGCACGCGCTGCCGTAGGATCCGACTCCGAGCAGCTGACCATGCGGTCGGGCGCCACGGTCGACGATCTTGTGACCGGGTTGGGTGACCGCGACGGGGATTTGGCACGGGTGCTTTCGCAGTGCTCGTTCCTGCTGGACGGGATAGCGGTTCTGGACCGCGGCCAATCGCTGACGGCCGGCGACACCGTCGACGTCCTCCCCCCGTTTGCCGGCGGCTAG
- a CDS encoding molybdenum cofactor biosynthesis protein MoaE, which yields MTLVVRAVLTDQPIVLAEHQDLVSHPAAGAVVGFVGMIRDHDHGREVLRLEYSAHPSAPDVLAAVVAEVAGQSAGVRAVAASHRVGVLEIGEAALVVAVAADHRQAAFSTCADLVDAIKARLPVWKRQFFADGTDEWVNCA from the coding sequence ATGACGCTGGTAGTGCGTGCCGTGCTGACGGATCAACCGATTGTGCTCGCCGAGCACCAAGACCTGGTGAGCCATCCGGCCGCGGGGGCCGTGGTCGGGTTTGTCGGGATGATCCGCGACCACGACCACGGACGCGAGGTGCTCCGGCTGGAATACTCGGCCCACCCGTCGGCGCCCGACGTTCTTGCCGCGGTGGTGGCCGAGGTCGCCGGACAATCCGCCGGGGTGCGTGCGGTTGCTGCGAGTCACCGGGTCGGTGTGCTGGAGATCGGCGAGGCCGCGCTGGTGGTTGCGGTCGCCGCCGACCATCGCCAAGCGGCGTTCTCCACCTGCGCGGACCTGGTCGACGCGATCAAGGCACGGCTGCCGGTGTGGAAGCGGCAGTTCTTCGCCGACGGCACCGACGAGTGGGTCAACTGCGCTTGA
- a CDS encoding MFS transporter, translated as MTGEQSEGDDWTGHTRGSAAYGRLLAALFCAGVATFAQLYSPQAVLPLISTGLGVGAAKAALVVSASTVGLAIGVIPWSALADRIGRVKAITISVSVATLVGMLVPFSPAFSLLLAGRFVEGLMVGGVPAIAVAYLTEEVDPVHAARAAGIFVGGTTIGGLLGRLVSGPVAEVAGWRVGVFTVAVICGMAAMGFVKLAPDPRGFVPASRLDANPEGSLGHRLVLNMRTPRQLVLFAQGFLLMGGFVALYNFLGFHLLGAPFNLAPSVVNLIFVAYLAGTWASSRAGAEAARLGRKHVLLAAVVAMMIGVAMTLSDNVITVLGGLLVATAGFFGAHSTASGWTGQTPVGKAQASSLYNLFYYGGSSAIGWLGGVAFDARGWTAVAAMILACTAVAGALAALFLHND; from the coding sequence GTGACCGGCGAGCAATCGGAAGGGGACGACTGGACCGGGCATACCCGCGGATCCGCGGCCTACGGGCGGTTGCTCGCCGCGCTATTCTGCGCCGGCGTCGCAACATTCGCGCAGCTGTACTCGCCCCAGGCCGTGTTGCCGTTGATCTCGACGGGTCTCGGCGTCGGAGCGGCGAAAGCCGCCTTGGTCGTCTCCGCGTCGACAGTGGGCCTGGCGATCGGCGTCATCCCCTGGTCGGCGTTGGCCGACCGCATTGGCCGAGTGAAGGCGATCACCATCTCGGTCAGTGTCGCCACGCTGGTGGGGATGTTGGTGCCGTTCAGCCCGGCGTTCTCGCTACTTCTCGCGGGCCGATTCGTCGAGGGTCTGATGGTCGGCGGTGTGCCGGCCATCGCGGTGGCGTACCTGACCGAAGAGGTCGATCCGGTGCACGCCGCCCGGGCGGCCGGCATCTTCGTCGGTGGAACGACAATCGGCGGACTGCTTGGACGTCTGGTTTCCGGACCCGTTGCCGAGGTCGCCGGCTGGCGTGTCGGTGTCTTCACGGTCGCGGTGATCTGCGGGATGGCGGCGATGGGCTTCGTCAAGCTTGCACCCGATCCGCGCGGATTTGTTCCGGCATCGCGCCTCGACGCCAATCCCGAAGGCAGCCTTGGCCATCGGCTTGTACTCAACATGCGCACACCGCGCCAGTTGGTGCTGTTCGCACAGGGATTCCTCCTGATGGGCGGATTCGTCGCGCTGTACAACTTCTTGGGCTTCCACCTGCTGGGCGCACCCTTCAACCTCGCGCCCTCGGTGGTGAACCTGATATTCGTGGCCTATCTGGCCGGCACCTGGGCATCATCACGGGCGGGCGCCGAGGCCGCCCGGCTCGGCCGCAAGCATGTTCTCTTGGCCGCAGTGGTGGCCATGATGATCGGTGTCGCAATGACTCTCAGCGACAACGTGATCACCGTTCTTGGCGGACTGCTGGTCGCGACGGCCGGTTTCTTTGGCGCACACTCGACCGCGTCCGGCTGGACCGGCCAAACGCCGGTCGGCAAGGCGCAAGCTTCGTCGCTGTACAACCTGTTCTACTACGGCGGTTCGAGCGCTATTGGATGGCTGGGAGGGGTGGCGTTCGACGCCCGCGGCTGGACAGCGGTTGCCGCCATGATCCTGGCGTGCACCGCTGTCGCGGGGGCACTCGCGGCGCTGTTTCTGCACAACGATTAG
- the moaA gene encoding GTP 3',8-cyclase MoaA — protein MTITTLGVPSVPHRIDGAPSSHAPATGPLVDSYGRIATDLRVSLTDRCNLRCTYCMPAVGLPWLGAEQLLRTDEIVRLLGIAVTRLGITKVRFTGGEPLLAKHLEDVVAFTATLQPRPEITLTTNGVLLAERAASLARAGLNRVNVSLDSVDETSFAAISRRHRLADVLSGLEAADRAGLRPVKVNAVLDPRTGLDDVVPLMRYCLRHDFQLRIIEQMPLDAGHQWRRADAVTAGDVLAQLRRHGFALEPDPVARGASPAELWRITDTATGSTGMVGLIASVSHPFCSTCNRVRLTADGQLRSCLFANEETDLRGLLRGDANDAAVEAAWRTAMWGKPAGHGINDPDFVQPRRPMSAIGG, from the coding sequence ATGACGATCACGACGCTGGGGGTGCCGTCGGTGCCGCATCGGATCGACGGTGCGCCATCGTCGCATGCCCCCGCCACCGGCCCTCTGGTGGACAGCTACGGGCGGATCGCGACCGACCTGCGGGTGTCGCTGACCGACCGCTGCAATCTGCGCTGCACGTATTGCATGCCCGCCGTCGGCCTGCCGTGGTTGGGGGCCGAGCAGCTGCTCCGGACCGACGAGATCGTTAGGCTGCTCGGCATCGCCGTGACGCGGCTGGGCATCACCAAGGTGCGCTTCACCGGCGGAGAACCGTTGCTGGCCAAGCACTTAGAGGACGTGGTGGCATTTACTGCGACGCTGCAGCCGCGACCCGAAATCACGCTGACCACCAACGGCGTTCTGTTGGCCGAACGTGCGGCGTCCCTGGCGCGGGCCGGGTTGAATCGGGTGAACGTGTCGCTGGACAGCGTCGACGAAACGAGTTTCGCGGCGATCAGCCGCCGCCACCGGCTGGCCGACGTGCTGTCCGGCTTGGAGGCCGCCGACAGGGCGGGTCTGCGGCCGGTGAAGGTGAATGCCGTGCTGGACCCGCGTACCGGCCTGGACGACGTGGTTCCGCTAATGCGCTACTGCCTGCGCCACGACTTCCAGCTGCGCATCATCGAGCAGATGCCGCTGGATGCCGGTCACCAATGGCGGCGTGCGGACGCGGTGACGGCAGGCGACGTGCTGGCCCAGTTGCGCCGTCACGGCTTCGCGCTGGAGCCTGATCCCGTGGCGCGCGGCGCGTCACCGGCTGAGCTGTGGCGCATCACCGACACCGCGACGGGCTCGACGGGGATGGTGGGTCTCATCGCGTCGGTGTCGCACCCGTTCTGCTCGACCTGTAATCGTGTCCGGCTGACCGCCGATGGGCAGCTGCGCAGCTGTTTGTTCGCCAACGAGGAGACCGATCTTCGGGGACTGTTGCGCGGCGACGCGAACGACGCCGCAGTCGAGGCCGCCTGGCGGACAGCGATGTGGGGGAAGCCGGCGGGCCACGGCATCAACGACCCGGACTTCGTCCAGCCGCGTCGCCCGATGAGCGCGATCGGCGGTTGA